Proteins co-encoded in one Brassica oleracea var. oleracea cultivar TO1000 chromosome C4, BOL, whole genome shotgun sequence genomic window:
- the LOC106336587 gene encoding glycine cleavage system H protein 2, mitochondrial produces the protein MAARFLWASRAASHLRISVAQRGFASVVLKDLKYADSHEWVKIDGNKATFGITDHAQDHLGDVVYVELPDLGRSVSQGESFGAVESVKATSDINSPVSGKVVEVNEVLTESPGLVNTSPYEEGWIIKVELSDAGEVEKLMDSDKYSKFCEEEDAKH, from the exons ATGGCTGCTAGGTTTTTGTGGGCTTCTAGGGCTGCTTCTCATCTAAGGATCTCCGTTGCCCAGCGAGGGTTTGCTTCCG TGGTGTTGAAGGATTTGAAATATGCTGATTCACATGAATGGGTGAAGATTGATGGGAATAAAGCGACGTTTGGTATAACGGATCACGCGCAGGACCACTTGGGCGATGTGGTCTATGTTGAGCTTCCTGATCTGGGACGTTCGGTGTCACAAGGTGAGAGCTTTGGAGCGGTTGAAAGTGTGAAAGCAACTAGTGATATCAATTCTCCAGTCTCTGGTAAGGTGGTTGAAGTCAATGAGGTGCTGACCGAGTCCCCTGGATTG GTGAACACGAGCCCATATGAAGAAGGATGGATCATAAAGGTGGAGCTGAGTGATGCGGGCGAGGTAGAGAAGCTGATGGATTCAGA